The stretch of DNA TCAATTCGAGAATGTTGGCTAATATTTCAATCTtacagctgcagcagaaggtcgagaggatcgagcagctCCACGAGGAGGTCAATATGAtaaaggcggagaccttggggtggaaagaaggcatGGACTGCttcgctgcagaaaaagagattGCTTTATCCAAATTGTCATCGACCGAAAGTCAAATTCGAGGCATGAGGGAGAAGAGCTCGGCTGAAGCAAGGAAAGTAGAGGATCtcaaggctcggttggcttccgaacttgccaaggccaaatctgaagttgaaaaggcaaaggccaagGCAGATGCAATCCTGGCCGTCTACCGGGCCggtgctgaagccgctcaagtccaagaAAGGGAGGAAGCTGAGACCGCTCAAACACGAGCATATTAGATTGCCGAACTCGCCAAATGTCAATTtaggagggaaaccctcgaggagatccacgctcgaggcTTCAATCTTATCGATGAGACAGTAAAGGCTAGAAAGCATGAAGCCGAAGTTGGAGCGTGGGCTACTTCTGATGATGGTGACGATGATGGAAGGAAGAGTAGGTCCGAGTATGGGAAGGACCTCGATGGAGTAGAAGCTACccgtcgatattatcgagacccttagaaatttagccgagggtagcctttttaaccagtttgtgaaaatattcgaaggcTTATTTAATAACGGGAATCGGACGTCTatgaaccgtgttaatttggccaTAGCCATTAACTTGGGATTTGCCTTTTGGGCTTGTTACCCCGGAATACTTCGAACTCattcgaagtatcagtccccgagtggggtggtcgtggcctataaaatcgaggatagCCTTTTTATGGTCTTACGAATTTGAGGTTTAGTAATTTGAACGTGTCGATTatttggacggcagtccccgaatCTCGgataaattgtttgaacttcagttgtgatcaGCCCTTAAGCCAATTTCCACAAAA from Nicotiana tomentosiformis chromosome 11, ASM39032v3, whole genome shotgun sequence encodes:
- the LOC138901815 gene encoding interactor of constitutive active ROPs 4-like, whose protein sequence is MIQEARALKTLSIEGAHGREDPFRDYFTGLSDLEVSRKDSSKASSFFNEAHQALNRASALQREAFSRSRVELSRCEADLRGLIEERNSLKLLCGQKEEETKDLRADLAKALQLQQKVERIEQLHEEVNMIKAETLGWKEGMDCFAAEKEIALSKLSSTESQIRGMREKSSAEARKVEDLKARLASELAKAKSEVEKAKAKADAILAVYRAGAEAAQVQEREEAETAQTRAY